A window of Acidobacteriota bacterium contains these coding sequences:
- the ablA gene encoding lysine 2,3-aminomutase, producing MQPEHKMRSVWRDLPLNTWQDWHWQMRNRITSPEELARVISITPREQRTIERALDRFRFAIPPYYASLIDADDPECPIRLQSVPGDGELTLGDFDIKDPLNEEGDAVAPGMTHRYPDRVLWVIMHECAMLCRHCTRKRKVGKPLAGVTDEDLDAGIEYLKTHREVRDVLLSGGDPFLLSDERIENILRRLRSEVPSVEIIRFGSRLPVTMPQRITQSLVETLRKYHPVFVNTHFNHPKEFTEESEAALARMADAGIPLGNQTVLLAGVNDCWALMRKLMHKLTANRVRPYYIYQCDLAEGLKHFRTTVAKGIEIMEHLRGHISGLAVPAFVVDAPGGGGKIPVNPNYVVTQHEHKFVLRNFEGRIVAYEEPGEYTGMCTEGRPCSYCREVVSDGSENGGVAGLFDDDPANIALIPTETTANADSEDDDVSSGKSA from the coding sequence GTGCAGCCGGAACACAAGATGCGGTCGGTTTGGCGAGATCTTCCTCTCAACACCTGGCAGGATTGGCACTGGCAGATGCGAAATCGGATCACGTCGCCCGAGGAGCTGGCGCGGGTCATTTCGATCACGCCGCGGGAGCAGCGCACGATTGAACGCGCGCTCGACCGCTTCCGGTTCGCGATCCCACCCTATTACGCATCGTTGATCGACGCGGATGACCCGGAGTGTCCGATTCGCCTGCAGTCTGTCCCCGGCGACGGTGAGCTGACTCTGGGCGATTTCGACATCAAGGACCCCCTCAACGAGGAGGGCGATGCGGTTGCTCCGGGGATGACGCATCGTTATCCGGATCGCGTGCTGTGGGTGATCATGCACGAGTGCGCCATGCTGTGCCGACACTGTACCCGCAAGCGGAAAGTCGGAAAGCCCCTGGCTGGCGTGACTGATGAAGACCTCGATGCGGGGATCGAGTATCTCAAGACACACCGCGAGGTGCGCGACGTACTACTTTCCGGCGGCGATCCGTTTCTGCTATCGGATGAACGGATCGAGAACATCCTGCGCCGGCTGCGCAGCGAGGTGCCGTCGGTGGAGATTATCCGCTTTGGTTCCCGTCTGCCGGTGACGATGCCCCAACGAATCACTCAGAGTCTCGTCGAGACCTTGCGCAAATACCACCCGGTCTTCGTCAACACCCATTTCAATCATCCCAAGGAGTTCACCGAGGAGTCCGAGGCCGCTCTCGCACGAATGGCGGATGCCGGGATTCCCCTCGGTAATCAGACCGTTCTCCTAGCCGGTGTCAACGACTGCTGGGCGCTGATGCGAAAGCTCATGCACAAGCTCACCGCCAACCGGGTGCGTCCCTATTACATTTACCAGTGTGATCTGGCGGAAGGGCTGAAGCATTTCCGAACCACAGTTGCCAAGGGCATAGAGATCATGGAACACCTGCGTGGCCACATTTCCGGTTTGGCGGTGCCAGCCTTCGTGGTTGATGCGCCCGGCGGTGGCGGCAAGATCCCGGTGAACCCCAACTATGTGGTAACCCAGCATGAGCACAAGTTCGTGCTGCGCAACTTCGAGGGGCGCATCGTCGCTTACGAGGAGCCCGGGGAGTACACCGGCATGTGCACCGAGGGCCGGCCTTGTTCGTACTGCCGCGAGGTGGTGTCCGATGGTTCGGAGAACGGTGGCGTGGCGGGTCTGTTTGATGACGATCCCGCGAACATCGCCCTGATCCCCACCGAGACGACGGCCAACGCCGATTCCGAAGATGACGATGTGTCATCTGGGAAGAGCGCCTGA
- the ablB gene encoding putative beta-lysine N-acetyltransferase, producing MGVGTQSTSEMGVEHRIKASDFTVQMVVSDFNRRIQILDYEAREPRAMIRGLVAEARNRGYGKIFLKAPVFDRKALEDAGMVFEATITGYFSGQPAVVMSLYLNDDRMERPFESEQDEILETIGSRPPDASVPDLPDGYRMAVATASDLEELASLYGTVFDSYPFPITDPEYLLSTMDSHVVYRIVRDTEGVVVAAASAETCRRHHNAEMTDFATLPSQRGLGLAQHILAALEEDMAVCSNPNLYTIARARSFGMNRVFYNRGYTMTGTLVNNCHISGQFEDMHVWCKTLEPSRQR from the coding sequence ATGGGAGTCGGAACGCAGTCCACGTCAGAAATGGGCGTCGAACACCGCATCAAGGCCAGCGACTTCACGGTTCAGATGGTCGTAAGCGATTTCAACCGACGTATCCAGATTTTGGACTACGAGGCTCGAGAACCGCGCGCAATGATTCGGGGTCTGGTGGCCGAGGCGCGCAACCGAGGCTACGGAAAGATTTTTCTGAAGGCGCCAGTCTTCGATCGCAAAGCTCTTGAAGATGCTGGGATGGTCTTCGAAGCTACGATCACCGGTTACTTTTCCGGGCAGCCGGCGGTCGTGATGTCGCTCTATCTGAATGATGACCGCATGGAGCGGCCGTTTGAGTCCGAGCAGGACGAGATTCTGGAAACGATCGGTTCTCGACCACCAGACGCTTCGGTACCGGACCTGCCGGACGGCTACCGCATGGCCGTCGCGACGGCGTCGGATCTCGAGGAGCTCGCGTCGCTCTACGGAACCGTGTTCGACAGCTATCCTTTTCCGATCACCGACCCGGAGTACCTGTTATCAACCATGGACTCGCACGTCGTCTACCGTATCGTCCGCGACACCGAGGGCGTTGTGGTCGCGGCGGCTTCCGCGGAGACCTGCCGCCGGCACCACAACGCGGAAATGACCGATTTCGCGACTCTGCCGAGCCAGCGCGGGCTGGGACTCGCCCAGCACATCCTGGCGGCGCTCGAGGAAGATATGGCCGTGTGCTCGAACCCGAACCTCTACACGATAGCCCGAGCGCGGTCCTTTGGCATGAATCGTGTGTTTTATAACCGCGGATATACGATGACCGGGACTCTGGTTAACAACTGCCACATTTCCGGTCAGTTCGAAGACATGCACGTGTGGTGCAAGACGCTGGAGCCATCCCGGCAGCGCTAG